A section of the Streptomyces sp. Je 1-369 genome encodes:
- a CDS encoding DUF3099 domain-containing protein — translation MYARRRRLYFAMMGTCVGLFVLAWGVVRLWSMPVAVGMCVVAMVIPPLAAMTANRRGPDDRWWDDPSGDRTSDEWWDELDGKRRRQP, via the coding sequence ATGTACGCGCGAAGGCGCCGTCTGTACTTCGCCATGATGGGGACCTGCGTCGGTCTGTTCGTCCTGGCCTGGGGTGTCGTACGGCTCTGGTCGATGCCCGTGGCCGTCGGGATGTGCGTCGTGGCGATGGTGATCCCGCCGTTGGCCGCGATGACGGCGAACCGCCGGGGGCCGGACGACCGCTGGTGGGACGACCCCAGCGGGGACCGCACGTCCGACGAGTGGTGGGACGAGCTGGACGGCAAACGCAGACGCCAGCCGTAG
- a CDS encoding FABP family protein has translation MIEIPSDLNPDLVPLAWLLGNWAGAGVTDFPGAEKANFGQEVSFTHDGRDFIEYRSYSWILDSEGNKVKPLETESGFWRISAAEGDKGPRKIEVVMVRDEGVVEVWYGELADKKPQIDLATDAVARTAASGPYTGGKRLYGYVKGDLMWVGEKQTPEVPLRPYMSAQLKKVVTPEEVADMARNLGDLPDDGIAFFK, from the coding sequence ATGATCGAGATTCCGTCCGACCTGAACCCCGACCTCGTCCCCCTCGCCTGGCTCCTCGGCAACTGGGCGGGCGCGGGCGTCACCGACTTCCCCGGCGCCGAGAAGGCGAACTTCGGCCAGGAGGTCTCCTTCACCCATGACGGCCGGGACTTCATCGAGTACCGCTCGTACAGCTGGATCCTTGACTCCGAGGGCAACAAGGTGAAGCCCCTGGAGACCGAGTCCGGCTTCTGGCGCATCTCCGCCGCCGAAGGTGACAAAGGCCCCCGCAAGATCGAGGTCGTCATGGTCCGCGACGAGGGCGTCGTCGAGGTCTGGTACGGCGAGCTGGCCGACAAGAAGCCGCAGATCGACCTGGCCACCGACGCCGTCGCCCGCACCGCGGCCTCCGGCCCGTACACCGGCGGCAAGCGCCTCTACGGCTACGTGAAGGGCGACCTGATGTGGGTCGGCGAGAAGCAGACCCCCGAGGTCCCGCTGCGTCCCTACATGTCGGCCCAGCTGAAGAAGGTCGTCACCCCCGAAGAGGTCGCCGACATGGCCCGCAACCTCGGCGATCTGCCCGACGACGGCATCGCTTTCTTCAAGTAG
- a CDS encoding DUF1416 domain-containing protein, with the protein MCGAKAGGPDASTIKPGETTIQGQVTRDGEPVTGYVRLLDSTGEFTAEVPTSATGQFRFYAAEGTWTVRALIPGGTADRTVVAQTGGLAEVAIAV; encoded by the coding sequence ATGTGTGGAGCAAAGGCCGGCGGCCCCGACGCTTCGACGATCAAGCCCGGTGAGACGACGATCCAGGGCCAGGTGACCCGCGACGGCGAGCCCGTCACCGGTTACGTGCGCCTGCTCGACTCGACCGGCGAGTTCACCGCCGAGGTCCCCACCTCGGCCACCGGACAGTTCCGCTTCTACGCCGCCGAGGGCACGTGGACCGTCCGGGCGCTGATCCCCGGCGGCACCGCGGACCGTACGGTCGTCGCCCAGACGGGCGGTCTGGCGGAGGTCGCGATCGCGGTCTGA
- a CDS encoding Fur family transcriptional regulator, giving the protein MASTDSDWKSDLRQRGYRLTPQRQLVLEAVDTLEHATPDDILCQVRKTASGVNISTVYRTLELLEELGLVSHAHLGHGAPTYHLADRHHHIHLVCRDCTDVIEADTGIAAEFTDKLRETFGFDTDLKHFAIFGQCGKCRGADTE; this is encoded by the coding sequence GTGGCGAGCACCGACTCCGACTGGAAGAGCGACCTGCGTCAGCGCGGCTACCGGCTGACGCCGCAGCGACAGCTTGTCCTCGAAGCCGTCGACACCCTGGAACACGCGACCCCCGACGACATCCTCTGCCAAGTGCGCAAGACGGCGTCGGGGGTCAACATCTCCACGGTCTACCGCACCCTGGAGCTCCTGGAGGAGCTGGGCCTGGTCAGCCACGCCCACCTGGGGCACGGCGCGCCGACCTACCACCTCGCGGACCGGCACCACCACATCCACCTGGTCTGCCGGGACTGCACGGACGTCATCGAGGCCGACACCGGGATCGCCGCGGAGTTCACCGACAAGCTGCGCGAGACCTTCGGGTTCGACACCGACCTGAAGCACTTCGCGATCTTCGGGCAGTGCGGGAAGTGCCGGGGAGCGGACACGGAGTAG
- a CDS encoding YgfZ/GcvT domain-containing protein — translation MKSPLLSLPGAVPAEGVDEGVAAHYGELFREQRALADGTGFVDLSHRGVLTVTGADRLSWLHLLLTQHLSELPAGQATEALILSANGHIEHHLSLVDDGETVWAHVEPGTQDALIAYLESMKFFYRVEVADRTADIAVVHLPAGSIAPVPDGVVVRETAHGRDLFLPRTDLEAYAEGNGPAAGLLAYEALRVETHRPRLGFETDHRTIPHELGWIGSAVHLQKGCYRGQETVARVQNLGKPPRRLVFLHLDGSEVHLPAAGTPLHLASEGAEGRKLGFITTAVRHHELGPIALGLVKRSVPLDAGLVAGETAAAQEVVVEP, via the coding sequence ATGAAGAGCCCCCTGTTGTCCCTGCCCGGCGCCGTCCCCGCCGAGGGCGTGGACGAAGGCGTCGCCGCCCACTACGGCGAACTGTTCCGAGAGCAGCGCGCCCTCGCCGACGGCACCGGTTTCGTCGACCTCTCGCACCGCGGCGTGCTCACCGTCACCGGCGCCGACCGGCTGAGCTGGCTGCACCTGCTGCTGACCCAGCACCTCAGCGAGCTGCCCGCGGGACAGGCCACCGAAGCACTGATCCTCTCCGCCAACGGCCACATCGAGCACCACCTCTCCCTCGTCGACGACGGCGAGACCGTCTGGGCGCACGTCGAGCCCGGCACGCAGGACGCCCTCATCGCGTACCTGGAGAGCATGAAGTTCTTCTACCGCGTCGAGGTCGCCGACCGCACCGCCGACATCGCCGTCGTGCACCTGCCCGCCGGTTCCATCGCGCCGGTCCCGGATGGCGTCGTCGTACGCGAGACCGCGCACGGCCGCGACCTGTTCCTGCCGCGCACGGACCTGGAGGCGTACGCCGAGGGGAACGGTCCCGCGGCCGGCCTCCTCGCGTACGAGGCGCTGCGCGTCGAGACCCACCGGCCGCGCCTCGGCTTCGAGACCGACCACCGCACCATCCCGCACGAGCTGGGCTGGATCGGTTCCGCGGTGCACCTCCAGAAGGGCTGCTACCGCGGCCAGGAGACGGTCGCCCGCGTCCAGAACCTGGGGAAGCCGCCGCGCCGCCTGGTCTTCCTGCACCTGGACGGCAGCGAGGTGCACCTGCCGGCCGCCGGAACGCCGCTGCACCTCGCGAGCGAGGGCGCCGAGGGACGCAAGCTCGGGTTCATCACCACGGCCGTACGGCACCACGAGCTCGGGCCGATCGCGCTCGGCCTCGTCAAGCGCAGCGTGCCGCTGGACGCGGGGCTCGTGGCGGGGGAGACCGCCGCGGCCCAGGAAGTAGTGGTCGAGCCGTAA